One Vulpes lagopus strain Blue_001 chromosome 17, ASM1834538v1, whole genome shotgun sequence DNA segment encodes these proteins:
- the LOC121477569 gene encoding transmembrane epididymal protein 1A-like, with the protein MGTFQGHLLAGTFFLIFSLYYSVMVSLALLRGQRYLQPPLPPREKRGHRWWQLVPVQGIMKVLISLGGIIPEFFYPPGVNRLMIVDWEDPRRPFVFYENWDHVTMYGFFLLSGVVDIVSRSCRARQMAKLEQAAEALAFCVLALLMAAHLENRGTLEIRVHALFVAPAFLVGLVLAIEVWVPDQPALWVLKTWMGLVLSSWMVQLSVLMYAPPSGQPWRAENPEDLAFLPIFFCWHLALGAALLAAVYGLCSLWHHRSSSRREVPGAKYRPCPRGYSNEDLEKLGTEGVLQDEGV; encoded by the coding sequence ATGGGCACCTTCCAGGGCCACCTGCTGGCAGGGACATTCttcctcatcttctctctctACTACTCAGTGATGGTGTCCTTGGCGCTGCTACGGGGACAGAGGTACCTCCAACCCCCTCTGCCCCCGAGGGAGAAGCGAGGACACAGGTGGTGGCAGCTGGTGCCTGTGCAAGGGATAATGAAGGTGCTCATCTCCCTGGGTGGCATCATTCCCGAATTCTTCTACCCCCCAGGAGTGAACCGGCTGATGATAGTAGACTGGGAGGACCCCCGGCGCCCGTTCGTGTTCTACGAGAACTGGGACCACGTCACCATGTACGGCTTCTTCCTGCTTAGCGGCGTGGTGGACATCGTGAGCCGGTCGTGCCGGGCACGGCAGATGGCGAAGCTGGAGCAGGCGGCCGAGGCCCTGGCCTTCTGCGTGCTGGCGCTGCTGATGGCGGCCCACCTGGAGAACAGGGGCACCCTGGAGATCCGCGTGCACGCGCTCTTCGTGGCGCCCGCCTTCCTGGTTGGCCTGGTGCTGGCCATAGAGGTCTGGGTGCCCGACCAGCCGGCGCTGTGGGTGCTCAAGACCTGGATGGGCCTGGTGCTCAGCAGCTGGATGGTGCAGCTGTCTGTGCTGATGTACGCGCCTCCCTCTGGGCAGCCCTGGAGAGCGGAAAACCCCGAGGACCTGGCCTTCCTCCCCATCTTCTTCTGCTGGCACCTGGCCTTGGGGGCGGCCCTACTGGCCGCCGTCTATGGTCTCTGCAGCCTCTGGCACCATCGCTCCTCCTCTCGGAGAGAGGTCCCAGGCGCCAAGTACCGGCCGTGTCCCAGGGGCTACAGCAACGAAGACCTGGAGAAGCTGGGCACCGAGGGCGTGCTGCAGGATGAGGGCGTCTAG